A portion of the Bacillota bacterium genome contains these proteins:
- a CDS encoding 1-deoxy-D-xylulose-5-phosphate reductoisomerase, translating into MITLGILGSTGSIGTQALQVAEALAEEIKVTALTAGRNVELLAAQAIKFCPKVVAIAAKERYTELKRLLFGTGIRVLAGEEGLTYVAAGTESKTILAAIVGIAGLKPTLAAVRAGKRVALANKETLVTAGYIVQQEREISGAEILPVDSEHSAIWQCLQAGSKEEVQTLILTASGGPFRTRSKAELAQVTVQEALNHPNWSMGAKITVDSATLMNKGLEILEAGWLFGLPLEKIKVLVHPESIVHSLVEFADGAVIGQLGLPDMRLPIQLALTYPRRLGATWPRLSLAGRKLTFEEPDNERFPCLRLAQQAGKIGGTAPTALNAANEVAVAEFLSGRLPFAQIPSVVEQVIAAHQTQPEPTLDSVLAVDAWARDKARYVMAKE; encoded by the coding sequence GTGATTACCTTGGGAATTCTAGGTTCTACCGGCTCTATCGGTACCCAGGCTTTGCAGGTGGCAGAAGCTTTGGCAGAGGAAATCAAGGTTACTGCTTTAACTGCTGGAAGAAATGTAGAGCTGCTGGCAGCGCAGGCCATCAAGTTTTGCCCCAAAGTGGTCGCTATTGCTGCTAAAGAGCGTTATACTGAGCTCAAGCGACTTCTATTTGGAACGGGTATTAGGGTACTAGCCGGGGAAGAGGGGCTAACCTACGTAGCCGCCGGGACTGAAAGCAAGACGATACTGGCTGCTATTGTTGGGATTGCCGGCTTAAAACCTACCTTGGCCGCTGTGCGAGCAGGGAAACGCGTTGCCTTGGCCAACAAAGAGACGCTGGTTACAGCAGGTTATATCGTTCAGCAGGAGAGGGAGATAAGCGGAGCGGAGATTTTGCCGGTAGACAGTGAGCATTCGGCTATATGGCAGTGTTTGCAAGCCGGCAGCAAGGAAGAAGTGCAGACTCTGATCCTAACTGCTTCTGGAGGACCCTTTCGTACCCGTTCAAAAGCTGAACTGGCTCAAGTTACGGTACAGGAAGCTCTTAATCATCCTAATTGGAGTATGGGAGCTAAAATTACTGTTGATTCGGCTACGCTGATGAATAAAGGCTTGGAGATCCTGGAGGCCGGATGGCTGTTTGGTCTACCCCTGGAGAAGATCAAGGTGCTTGTTCATCCGGAAAGTATTGTGCATTCACTGGTTGAGTTTGCTGACGGGGCTGTTATTGGTCAGCTGGGGTTGCCCGACATGCGGCTTCCCATTCAGTTGGCTCTCACCTATCCGCGGCGCCTGGGAGCTACTTGGCCGCGCCTGTCTCTGGCTGGGAGAAAGTTGACGTTTGAGGAGCCTGATAACGAGCGTTTTCCTTGCCTGAGATTGGCCCAGCAGGCGGGGAAGATAGGCGGGACGGCGCCAACAGCCCTGAATGCAGCTAACGAAGTTGCGGTGGCAGAGTTTCTGAGTGGGCGCCTCCCTTTTGCCCAGATACCATCAGTGGTGGAGCAAGTCATAGCGGCGCATCAGACTCAACCTGAGCCAACACTGGATAGTGTACTGGCCGTTGATGCCTGGGCGCGGGACAAAGCAAGATACGTAATGGCTAAGGAGTGA
- the ytvI gene encoding sporulation integral membrane protein YtvI produces MDRQLLYLIGAALVLGILYLGLRYLLPLVLPFAFGAFLALMLEPVVNLLQVRARIPRPLATGITIISAVAVTVLVVVLLSASVAVDVKEITYRLPVYSNSMIKMLQEWAAQTEAFYGHLPGPLLQAVEEGVLRLYGLVGNMLGKLLGSLGALPNLILNLVLSFIAAYFVSKDRDKLGDFVRRTLPPKGAQHFQTLMQDVLASLVGLVWAQLILVTITTLVAMAGLWLLGIPHPIFIGLISGLLDIIPVLGPGLVFIPWAGLALVGGDPAVAIGLLSIYLAMIIIRQLLQIKIIGSHTGLHPLAVLVSLYVGVKLFGSTGIIVGPFILILFRSLLRLEFFSNLIKCR; encoded by the coding sequence ATGGACCGGCAGCTCTTGTACTTAATAGGGGCCGCACTTGTCCTCGGTATTTTGTACTTAGGTTTGCGTTACCTGTTGCCACTGGTTCTGCCCTTTGCTTTTGGAGCCTTCCTAGCTCTAATGTTGGAGCCGGTTGTGAACCTGCTGCAGGTTAGAGCGCGAATCCCTCGCCCTTTGGCTACCGGAATTACGATAATCAGCGCAGTTGCAGTCACTGTTTTGGTGGTGGTGCTGCTTTCGGCCAGTGTGGCTGTGGATGTAAAGGAAATAACTTACCGCCTCCCTGTGTACAGCAATTCTATGATCAAAATGCTTCAAGAATGGGCAGCGCAGACCGAAGCCTTCTATGGCCATTTACCCGGTCCTCTATTACAGGCGGTAGAGGAAGGGGTTTTACGTTTGTACGGTCTTGTTGGCAATATGCTCGGTAAGTTGCTAGGATCCCTGGGAGCATTGCCCAACTTGATCCTCAACCTGGTGCTTAGTTTTATTGCAGCGTATTTCGTCAGTAAAGATCGAGATAAACTGGGGGATTTTGTTCGGCGCACGTTACCTCCTAAGGGTGCACAGCATTTTCAGACGCTGATGCAAGATGTGCTGGCTAGTCTGGTAGGGCTGGTTTGGGCTCAACTGATACTGGTTACAATAACCACACTGGTAGCTATGGCAGGGTTGTGGTTGCTGGGGATTCCCCATCCAATATTTATTGGGCTTATTAGCGGTTTGCTGGATATTATTCCTGTTTTGGGTCCCGGCTTAGTCTTCATTCCTTGGGCCGGGTTAGCTTTGGTCGGGGGTGATCCGGCTGTGGCTATAGGGCTGTTGTCGATCTATTTAGCCATGATCATCATTCGGCAATTACTTCAGATTAAGATTATTGGATCCCACACAGGCTTGCACCCACTGGCAGTGTTAGTATCTCTTTATGTAGGTGTTAAGCTTTTTGGTTCTACCGGAATCATTGTGGGGCCATTTATTCTGATTTTATTTAGGTCCCTGCTCCGGTTGGAGTTTTTCAGTAATTTAATCAAATGTAGGTGA
- the ispG gene encoding flavodoxin-dependent (E)-4-hydroxy-3-methylbut-2-enyl-diphosphate synthase: MVGDVKIGGGAPISVQSMTKTDTRDVKRTLSQISELAEGGCEIVRVAVPDQEAAQALISLCRGTTVPLVADIHFDYRLALTAIKAGVAGLRLNPGNIGGPDRVREVALAAKERQIPIRIGVNAGSLEQGLLKRHGGISAAGMVESALKQAELLEDIGHTAIVLSLKASDVLLTVDAYRLVADKCDYPLHVGITEAGTVWRGTIRSAVGIGVLLHEGIGDTIRVSLTGSPIEEVRVGYEILQALGLRQRGPVVISCPTCGRCQIDVAKLAQTVEAAVIDLDVPLKIAVMGCAVNGPGEAAEADVGVAGGRGAGLIFRRGKIVRKVPEEQMAAALLAEIRAELGLKDTN, encoded by the coding sequence ATGGTGGGCGATGTAAAAATTGGCGGGGGCGCGCCGATCAGCGTTCAGTCCATGACCAAAACTGATACCAGGGACGTAAAGCGCACGCTTAGTCAGATTTCCGAATTGGCTGAGGGCGGTTGCGAAATAGTGCGGGTGGCTGTTCCGGATCAAGAAGCCGCTCAGGCCCTGATTTCACTGTGCCGTGGCACCACTGTTCCGTTGGTGGCTGACATCCACTTTGACTATCGACTCGCTCTCACGGCTATTAAGGCCGGAGTGGCGGGCTTACGACTTAATCCTGGCAATATCGGCGGGCCCGATCGTGTCCGTGAAGTTGCCTTGGCAGCTAAAGAGCGGCAAATACCTATACGCATAGGGGTTAATGCCGGGTCGTTAGAACAAGGCCTCTTAAAGCGGCATGGTGGCATCAGTGCTGCTGGCATGGTAGAGAGTGCACTGAAGCAAGCAGAGCTGCTGGAAGACATAGGGCACACCGCTATTGTACTGTCACTTAAAGCCTCGGATGTGCTTCTGACCGTGGATGCCTACCGGCTGGTAGCCGACAAGTGCGATTATCCGTTACATGTGGGAATTACCGAGGCCGGTACAGTTTGGCGAGGGACCATTCGGTCGGCAGTTGGCATAGGGGTGCTGCTGCACGAAGGTATTGGAGATACAATTCGGGTGTCGCTGACTGGCAGTCCAATAGAAGAAGTAAGGGTTGGCTATGAAATACTGCAGGCGCTGGGGCTTAGACAGCGTGGTCCCGTGGTTATCTCTTGTCCCACCTGTGGCCGCTGCCAGATCGACGTGGCTAAATTGGCCCAGACAGTAGAAGCGGCTGTAATCGACCTTGATGTTCCACTCAAGATTGCTGTTATGGGTTGCGCTGTTAATGGGCCAGGAGAGGCGGCAGAAGCTGATGTCGGCGTTGCTGGGGGACGCGGAGCCGGGCTGATTTTCCGTCGAGGAAAGATTGTCCGGAAAGTGCCGGAGGAGCAAATGGCTGCAGCGTTGTTGGCAGAAATTAGAGCTGAATTAGGCTTGAAAGATACAAACTAG
- a CDS encoding proline--tRNA ligase, translating into MRMSRLLAPTLREVPAEAEVISHQYLLRAGYIRKTAAGVYSYLPLAWRVLRKIENIVREEMDRVGGQEVLLPALQPAELWQESGRWDVYGKELFRLKDRHERDFCLGPTHEEIITALVRGEINSWRDLPKRLYQIQTKFRDEIRPRLGLIRCREFIMKDLYSFDRDQEGLAASYRAMYKAYSSVFTRCGLRFRAVEADSGAIGGTGSHEFMVLADTGESVIVYCANCNYAANLERAISAPITAVCTGEDQLTMQRTHTPAKHSIEEVTDFLGVPATKLVKTLLYRVVYRDHEQLVAVAVRGDRDVNEIKLKNFLDALELELTDAVTVERVTGAPVGFAGPVGLQSVPILADPEVTVIVNAVVGANEADAHLVNANYGRDWTASRVLDLKNVSAGDPCPHCHAALKTTRGIEVGHIFNLGTKYSSALKATYLDENGQSRHIVMGSYGIGIPRTMAAAVEQCHDRDGIIWPVPIAPYHVSIVPVNYNNDKQRLLAEELYVQLTAAGVEAVIDDRDERAGVKFKDADLMGFPLRITVGPRSLKDEKIEIRLRADGAVWLVDRAEVVARVQAELRARQQQRQQ; encoded by the coding sequence ATGCGTATGTCGAGACTATTGGCACCCACATTACGGGAAGTGCCAGCCGAGGCGGAGGTAATCAGCCATCAGTATTTGCTGCGCGCAGGTTACATAAGAAAAACAGCCGCCGGTGTGTACAGCTACTTACCTTTGGCCTGGCGGGTGTTACGTAAGATTGAAAATATTGTACGTGAAGAAATGGATCGGGTCGGGGGCCAGGAGGTTTTGCTTCCGGCTTTGCAGCCGGCTGAGTTATGGCAGGAATCGGGCCGCTGGGACGTTTACGGTAAAGAGCTATTTCGCCTTAAGGACCGGCACGAACGGGACTTTTGTCTCGGACCGACCCATGAAGAAATCATTACTGCTCTGGTCCGGGGAGAAATAAATTCCTGGCGGGACTTGCCCAAACGGTTGTATCAAATACAGACCAAATTCCGTGATGAGATTAGACCTCGGTTAGGACTTATTCGGTGCCGGGAGTTTATTATGAAGGACTTGTACAGCTTTGACCGAGATCAGGAAGGTCTGGCCGCCAGTTACAGAGCTATGTACAAGGCATATAGTAGTGTATTCACCCGCTGCGGGCTTAGGTTTAGGGCGGTGGAAGCTGACAGTGGGGCTATCGGTGGTACCGGTTCTCATGAGTTTATGGTCTTAGCCGACACCGGGGAAAGCGTTATTGTCTACTGTGCGAACTGTAATTATGCGGCCAATTTAGAGCGGGCTATTTCGGCTCCAATTACAGCCGTTTGCACCGGGGAAGATCAACTAACCATGCAGAGAACACATACGCCGGCTAAACACAGTATCGAGGAAGTCACTGATTTCTTGGGCGTGCCGGCCACCAAGTTGGTCAAAACTCTGCTTTACCGGGTAGTTTACCGCGATCACGAACAGTTGGTAGCGGTAGCTGTTCGCGGTGACCGCGATGTTAATGAAATTAAGTTGAAGAATTTCTTGGACGCTTTAGAACTAGAATTGACCGATGCGGTTACAGTAGAGCGAGTAACCGGTGCGCCTGTAGGCTTTGCGGGTCCAGTTGGGTTACAGAGCGTGCCGATATTAGCCGACCCGGAAGTAACAGTGATTGTCAATGCCGTAGTGGGAGCGAACGAGGCTGATGCCCACCTAGTTAATGCCAATTACGGCCGTGACTGGACGGCTAGCCGGGTGTTGGATCTCAAGAACGTAAGTGCCGGCGATCCCTGCCCCCACTGTCATGCGGCTCTCAAGACCACCCGAGGAATTGAAGTAGGGCACATTTTCAATCTGGGAACAAAATACAGCTCGGCTCTAAAGGCCACCTACTTAGATGAAAACGGTCAGAGCAGACATATTGTTATGGGGTCTTACGGCATAGGTATTCCTCGTACCATGGCGGCTGCGGTAGAGCAGTGTCATGACCGGGACGGCATTATTTGGCCCGTGCCCATTGCGCCCTACCACGTGTCTATTGTGCCGGTTAATTACAATAACGATAAGCAGCGGCTGTTAGCTGAGGAATTGTACGTCCAGCTCACGGCAGCGGGTGTCGAAGCGGTTATTGATGACCGTGATGAACGGGCCGGAGTAAAATTCAAAGATGCCGACCTGATGGGGTTTCCGCTGCGTATTACTGTAGGACCACGGTCACTGAAGGACGAGAAGATCGAGATACGGCTAAGAGCCGATGGCGCTGTTTGGTTGGTTGATAGGGCAGAGGTTGTTGCTAGAGTGCAGGCAGAACTTAGGGCCCGGCAACAACAGCGACAACAGTAA
- a CDS encoding glycosyltransferase family 2 protein translates to MERVAAVIPAYNEAERIGDVLSAVCAVDEIAEVIVVSDGSTDDTADVARKVGPKVKVLELASNQGKGAALLAGVQTTTAGVLVLLDADLVGLQPEHVESLLQPVLTDSAPMAVAVFAQGRLATDLAQKIAPFLSGQRAVRRNLLESIPELDVSRFGVEVALTQYVHEQDIAVVRVPWHDVTHVMKEEKLGLAKGFGARLKMYHEIISSLKLPRSRK, encoded by the coding sequence ATGGAGCGTGTAGCAGCCGTTATTCCGGCATACAATGAAGCAGAACGCATCGGGGATGTGCTGTCTGCCGTTTGTGCCGTGGACGAAATAGCAGAAGTTATTGTAGTCAGCGATGGTTCCACCGATGACACGGCTGATGTGGCCAGAAAAGTGGGACCTAAGGTTAAGGTATTAGAGCTTGCATCCAATCAGGGCAAGGGGGCGGCACTGCTGGCCGGGGTTCAGACCACTACAGCGGGGGTATTGGTGCTGCTGGATGCTGATTTGGTGGGTTTACAGCCGGAGCATGTGGAGAGCCTGTTACAACCGGTGTTGACAGACAGTGCCCCGATGGCTGTGGCTGTATTTGCCCAGGGACGGTTGGCTACTGATTTAGCTCAGAAGATAGCACCTTTTCTTTCCGGCCAGCGAGCCGTAAGGCGTAATTTGCTGGAAAGTATTCCGGAATTGGATGTTAGCCGCTTCGGTGTTGAAGTGGCATTAACTCAATATGTGCACGAGCAAGATATTGCTGTGGTACGTGTACCCTGGCATGATGTCACCCATGTGATGAAAGAAGAGAAGCTAGGATTAGCCAAAGGCTTCGGGGCCCGTCTGAAGATGTATCATGAGATAATATCTAGCCTGAAGCTGCCACGGAGTCGGAAGTGA
- a CDS encoding PolC-type DNA polymerase III — translation MVTVKTVRAKFPFMGSWLETATWEYGYEMLTITLGSEVATQLMKTRQADLIIRDLWAEHGYGQIDVTVDWDDDLSLDLEEELEAAKDYELQKCLAEIENKADQESPGTYVVVGEPITGVAQPISSLEDLGSSVIIEGYATKWNIHKTKKGKTLVTFDLADEDDAVTVKTLVRKREEEQRALDVSPGTWLRVAGELTFDRFSGEELVWARSIEVIEPKLRRDRAEQKRVELHLHTQMSSLDATTRLEDLFELAAQWGHQAVAITDHGSVQAFPEAYELGCRYGIKVIYGLEGYLVDDGIDPLHEQTPVYHIIILVKNQAGLKNLYRLVTLSHLEYFHRVPRLPRSVLLKHREGLLFGSACEAGELFQAMLLNAPGEELNRRAAFYDFLEIQPRENNAFLIREGRLTEKELLELNKHLVDLGEQLGKPVVATGDVHFLNPNDEVLRRVLLSGQNYSDADFQPPLYFKSTTEMLEEFDYLGQETAYRLVVEAPAAIAAVIDNVQPVPANLSVPSIPGAEAQIEQMARERAAQLYGTPLPNLVAQRLEKELNSIVANGYAVIYLIAHRLVKKSLEDGYLVGSRGSVGSSLVATLCGITEVNPLPPHYRCPKCCYSEFLTDGSIGSGYDLQAKDCPRCATALETDGQDIPFETFLGFKGDKVPDIDLNFSGEYQAKIHRYTEELFGPDRVFRAGTISTIAERTAYGFVKAYADSHGLRPRRAQIDRLVAGLCGIRRTTGQHPGGLMIVPAGQDVLDFSPVQYPADTKSDVRTTHFDYNSISDRLLKLDLLGHDDPTMLKMLEEMTGVSPQSIPLDDAKTMRLFSGVTSLGVTPEDIGSEIGSLGLPEFGTRFVRQMLLATRPKTFSELVRISGLSHGTDVWLNNAQELIQSGEAKLSEVICTRDDIMLFLMQKGLEPAWAFRIMESVRKGKGLSPEMEMLMREKGLPEWYIDSCGKIKYMFPKAHAVAYVMMAVRIGYYKVHFPAAFYASYFSVRLDDFDLELALKGPEQVRAQIAELEAKGNNASAKEKSLLTVLEVVREMFARGLDFLPLDIACSHPTRFLISDQGLLPPLMSAPGLGRTAAENIVAARTERPFSSQEDLRVRGRLARPLVKVLQITGCLGQLPAQEQLDLFQTLSTDNE, via the coding sequence ATGGTTACCGTGAAGACAGTCAGGGCGAAGTTTCCCTTCATGGGATCTTGGCTAGAGACGGCAACTTGGGAGTATGGTTATGAGATGCTCACCATTACTTTAGGGAGCGAAGTCGCCACTCAGTTAATGAAAACGCGTCAAGCTGACCTTATTATTCGGGACCTTTGGGCCGAACACGGCTACGGTCAGATTGATGTAACGGTGGATTGGGATGACGATCTTTCTCTGGATCTTGAAGAAGAACTTGAAGCTGCCAAGGATTATGAACTTCAGAAATGCCTAGCCGAGATAGAGAATAAGGCTGATCAAGAATCTCCCGGTACTTACGTAGTAGTAGGCGAACCTATCACCGGCGTGGCTCAACCCATTTCGTCGTTAGAGGACTTGGGCAGCAGTGTAATAATAGAAGGATATGCAACTAAGTGGAACATACACAAAACCAAGAAAGGTAAGACCCTGGTTACTTTTGATCTGGCCGATGAAGACGACGCTGTTACAGTGAAAACCTTAGTGCGTAAGAGAGAAGAAGAGCAAAGGGCGTTGGATGTCAGTCCAGGCACATGGCTTCGGGTGGCTGGAGAGTTAACCTTTGATCGTTTTAGCGGGGAAGAGCTTGTTTGGGCCCGGTCAATCGAAGTAATTGAACCGAAATTACGTCGGGACAGGGCAGAACAGAAACGAGTTGAACTACACCTACATACCCAGATGAGCTCACTGGATGCCACTACACGGTTAGAGGATTTGTTCGAACTGGCAGCACAATGGGGACATCAGGCGGTGGCCATTACTGATCATGGTTCGGTACAAGCGTTTCCGGAAGCCTATGAACTGGGGTGCCGCTACGGTATTAAGGTAATTTACGGCCTGGAAGGATATCTGGTAGACGATGGAATTGATCCTTTGCATGAGCAAACACCGGTATATCACATTATCATATTAGTTAAGAATCAGGCCGGGCTTAAGAATCTTTATCGTTTGGTTACACTATCGCATCTTGAGTATTTCCACCGTGTTCCCCGGCTTCCGCGCTCGGTGCTGCTCAAACATCGTGAGGGCCTGCTTTTTGGATCGGCCTGTGAAGCCGGAGAACTATTCCAGGCCATGCTGCTTAATGCTCCGGGAGAGGAGCTTAACCGGCGGGCGGCTTTCTATGATTTTCTTGAAATCCAACCGCGGGAAAACAATGCTTTTCTAATCCGAGAAGGCCGCCTCACAGAGAAAGAATTGTTAGAACTGAACAAACACCTAGTAGATCTTGGGGAGCAATTAGGCAAGCCGGTAGTGGCCACAGGTGACGTTCATTTTCTTAATCCTAACGACGAAGTGCTCAGACGTGTCCTCCTATCGGGTCAAAACTACAGTGATGCCGATTTTCAGCCTCCGTTGTATTTCAAAAGTACCACCGAGATGCTAGAAGAGTTTGATTATCTTGGTCAGGAAACGGCTTATCGCTTGGTGGTTGAAGCCCCGGCAGCCATTGCCGCCGTCATCGACAACGTACAGCCGGTGCCGGCCAATTTGTCGGTACCTTCCATTCCGGGTGCTGAAGCTCAGATTGAGCAAATGGCTAGAGAGCGGGCTGCCCAACTGTACGGAACGCCTTTGCCCAACTTGGTGGCCCAACGGCTAGAGAAAGAACTGAATTCAATTGTTGCCAATGGTTATGCGGTAATTTATTTGATAGCGCACCGTTTGGTGAAGAAGTCATTGGAAGATGGCTATTTAGTAGGGTCGCGAGGCTCGGTAGGATCTTCACTGGTAGCTACTTTGTGTGGAATAACCGAAGTAAACCCACTTCCGCCTCATTATCGTTGTCCCAAGTGTTGCTACAGCGAGTTTCTCACTGACGGTAGCATTGGCTCAGGCTACGATCTTCAAGCCAAAGATTGCCCCCGCTGCGCTACTGCTTTGGAAACAGATGGACAAGACATTCCGTTTGAGACTTTTCTGGGGTTTAAGGGCGATAAGGTGCCGGATATTGATCTCAACTTTTCCGGAGAATATCAGGCCAAAATTCATCGTTATACCGAAGAGCTATTCGGACCGGACAGAGTATTTCGTGCCGGCACCATTTCTACTATCGCTGAACGGACAGCCTATGGCTTCGTCAAGGCTTATGCTGATTCACATGGGCTGAGACCGCGCCGAGCCCAAATCGATCGCTTGGTGGCAGGGCTGTGTGGGATACGACGTACCACAGGCCAACATCCGGGAGGGCTAATGATTGTTCCGGCCGGCCAGGATGTCTTGGACTTTTCCCCGGTTCAATATCCCGCTGACACAAAGAGTGATGTGCGCACTACTCACTTTGACTACAATTCTATTAGCGATCGGCTGTTAAAATTAGATTTACTCGGGCATGATGATCCTACCATGCTTAAAATGCTGGAGGAAATGACTGGCGTCAGCCCGCAATCAATCCCTTTAGATGATGCTAAGACGATGAGACTTTTTTCTGGTGTCACCTCCTTAGGAGTAACGCCGGAAGATATTGGATCTGAAATAGGCTCATTGGGCCTGCCGGAGTTCGGCACCCGCTTCGTACGGCAAATGTTACTGGCAACAAGACCGAAAACATTTAGTGAACTGGTACGAATTTCCGGTTTATCGCACGGGACTGATGTTTGGCTAAACAACGCCCAGGAACTCATTCAGAGTGGAGAAGCTAAGTTGTCCGAAGTTATCTGCACCCGCGACGATATTATGCTATTTCTCATGCAAAAAGGTCTTGAGCCGGCCTGGGCCTTCAGGATCATGGAAAGTGTGCGCAAAGGCAAGGGGCTCAGTCCGGAAATGGAAATGTTGATGAGAGAAAAAGGCTTGCCTGAATGGTATATAGACTCTTGTGGCAAGATTAAGTACATGTTTCCTAAAGCTCATGCTGTAGCATATGTGATGATGGCTGTTCGCATCGGTTACTATAAGGTTCATTTTCCGGCAGCTTTTTATGCCAGTTACTTTTCTGTGCGCTTAGACGATTTCGATTTAGAGTTGGCATTAAAAGGGCCGGAACAAGTGCGAGCCCAAATCGCGGAGCTAGAGGCGAAAGGCAATAACGCTTCGGCCAAGGAGAAGAGCTTGCTTACCGTACTGGAAGTGGTGCGGGAGATGTTTGCTCGAGGCTTAGACTTTCTACCTCTTGATATCGCCTGTTCACATCCCACCAGATTTCTGATTTCAGACCAAGGATTGCTGCCACCGCTCATGAGTGCCCCGGGGTTGGGGAGAACAGCGGCAGAGAACATTGTAGCCGCCCGGACCGAACGTCCGTTTTCCTCTCAAGAAGACCTGCGTGTTCGGGGACGATTGGCCCGTCCATTGGTCAAGGTACTTCAGATTACCGGCTGCCTTGGGCAACTGCCAGCACAAGAACAATTAGATCTTTTTCAAACTCTATCTACAGACAATGAGTAA
- a CDS encoding MgtC/SapB family protein — MSAELTLIIRLGTAFVLGAAVGLERESAHRPAGFRTHTLVCIGSALVMALSQAIPGADPARLGAQVVSGVGFLGAGSILREGFTVRGLTTAASLWVVATIGLACGAGYFLGAGFTVVLAMVALGPLSRLEHFAPFIRPEQRVVRLDLEDRPGRLGQVCQCLGQLAVSIKGVQMEEGTIEGRLTVWLSLKLPSGVSLERVLAQLTQVKGVYGVTSDER; from the coding sequence ATGAGCGCAGAATTGACTCTAATCATTCGATTAGGGACAGCCTTTGTATTAGGGGCAGCAGTAGGACTGGAGCGCGAAAGTGCCCATCGTCCAGCTGGTTTTCGTACCCATACGCTGGTATGTATTGGATCCGCCCTAGTCATGGCGTTGTCACAAGCCATACCGGGAGCGGACCCGGCCCGACTAGGAGCGCAGGTGGTTAGCGGGGTAGGGTTTCTTGGGGCCGGGAGTATATTACGAGAGGGCTTTACTGTTCGCGGGCTCACCACAGCTGCCAGTTTATGGGTGGTAGCAACTATTGGTTTGGCTTGCGGGGCTGGCTACTTTCTTGGAGCCGGCTTTACTGTTGTGCTGGCGATGGTTGCTCTCGGCCCACTGTCACGGTTAGAGCATTTCGCCCCTTTTATTCGACCAGAACAGCGGGTTGTGCGCTTAGACTTAGAGGATCGGCCGGGACGACTGGGTCAAGTTTGCCAGTGCTTAGGGCAACTGGCCGTAAGCATCAAAGGTGTTCAGATGGAGGAAGGGACTATCGAAGGACGGCTAACAGTATGGCTTTCATTGAAGTTACCGTCGGGGGTGTCTTTAGAGCGGGTTCTAGCCCAACTAACGCAGGTAAAAGGTGTATATGGAGTGACTAGTGATGAGCGTTGA
- the rseP gene encoding RIP metalloprotease RseP codes for MSTALAFVFVFGLLTIFHELGHFVMAKRAGVLVEEFGVGFGPKLWGRSLGETVYSVRLFPLGGFVKMLGEDDDLGVDNERSFRRQPPGKRLLVIGAGPLMNFILAVLLFAIIFFLVGVPTPGAEVGAVIPGSPADNAGIKPGDKIMAIEDVKVKTWEEMIEQIAPRAERETKIMLTRNTRNISIELTPERTPEGDRGVIGIQRAMKAHRPLASLYYGARQTLGTTIFIISRVVEMVIQRQPTDVAGPVGIVQVVGEVARTGFINLLTLAAILSVNLGLFNLFPIPLLDGGQLVLIAWEGIRGKGLGPEQEGAFKLIGVLLLLALLVLATYQDLKRLGLGV; via the coding sequence TTGAGTACGGCGCTAGCGTTTGTATTCGTTTTTGGGCTACTGACGATTTTTCACGAGCTAGGTCATTTTGTCATGGCCAAAAGAGCAGGGGTGCTAGTGGAAGAATTCGGCGTCGGCTTTGGCCCGAAGCTTTGGGGTCGTAGCTTAGGGGAAACGGTTTACTCTGTCCGCTTGTTTCCTCTGGGAGGTTTCGTCAAAATGTTAGGTGAGGATGACGATTTAGGTGTTGACAACGAGCGCTCATTCCGGCGGCAGCCACCGGGCAAGCGGTTGTTGGTGATTGGAGCCGGCCCCTTGATGAATTTTATTTTGGCCGTACTGCTCTTTGCAATTATCTTTTTCTTGGTTGGGGTGCCAACTCCAGGAGCAGAAGTGGGAGCTGTAATACCCGGCAGCCCGGCTGATAATGCTGGGATCAAGCCCGGAGACAAGATTATGGCCATTGAAGATGTAAAGGTGAAGACATGGGAGGAAATGATTGAACAGATTGCCCCTCGAGCCGAACGGGAAACTAAGATAATGTTGACCCGTAATACCAGGAACATTAGCATCGAGCTTACGCCGGAACGTACACCAGAAGGTGACCGTGGAGTTATTGGAATTCAAAGGGCAATGAAAGCCCATCGTCCCCTGGCTTCCTTGTACTATGGAGCGCGCCAGACTTTGGGCACTACGATCTTCATTATTTCTCGAGTGGTAGAGATGGTAATCCAACGACAGCCTACCGACGTGGCCGGCCCGGTTGGCATTGTACAGGTGGTAGGCGAAGTTGCCCGGACCGGATTTATCAATTTACTGACGCTAGCCGCTATACTCAGTGTTAATTTAGGGTTGTTTAACTTGTTCCCCATTCCTCTATTGGATGGAGGACAATTAGTGCTGATAGCGTGGGAAGGTATTAGGGGTAAGGGGTTGGGTCCGGAGCAGGAAGGAGCCTTCAAGCTAATCGGAGTGCTTCTGCTGCTGGCACTTCTAGTTTTGGCAACGTACCAAGACCTGAAGCGCCTAGGATTGGGGGTGTAA